One segment of Ascochyta rabiei chromosome 7, complete sequence DNA contains the following:
- a CDS encoding transcription factor that binds to CRE motif produces MMPSTDFFSETMTTPAMMASGPLTPPSTDSAPTTIKMEDLHVPYSTPSPAPSSLYTSEPPTQTPAPSTSESKPVKKRKSWGQVLPEPKTSLPPRKRAKTEDEKEQRRIERVKRNRLAAHNSRERKRQETEHLQQQKDALEAEMNALRAKAAKSDKLEAELKRWHDKYPADVSELSDITFSFTEAADTINPAQSLANFPSPESMDSMDSPRDSSCQPETPASTFEATPEFDLTQYPAAMLCDLQCQSISGMASPMAAILAYLTLFNLYIQSMKSLLFSTTSSTSTSSLKALSQWNPALAWLITMISSEQASLAPAQLQTITAFLTALMQSSLTCRVPLAHLLVATRFSQQTTSFENVIRPGSEKSETGSLDDVRRSRLMRSCRLRQLGRRKGVQSWRLDAKRPWATTEGQWVGFGLTRRHTEL; encoded by the coding sequence ATGATGCCTTCTACCGACTTTTTCTCTGAGACCATGACCACACCAGCAATGATGGCCTCGGGTCCTCTCACCCCGCCATCGACCGACTCGGCACCCACCACCATCAAGATGGAGGACCTCCACGTCCCCTACAGCACGCCGTCACCAGCGCCATCATCCTTGTACACATCAGAGCCCCCTACACAGACGCCGGCTCCGTCGACATCAGAAAGCAAGCCCGTCAAGAAGCGGAAATCGTGGGGCCAGGTGCTCCCCGAGCCCAAGACCAGCCTGCCACCCCGCAAGCGAGCCAAGACCGAGGACGAGAAGGAGCAGCGACGCATTGAGCGTGTGAAGCGCAACCGCCTCGCCGCCCACAACTCACGTGAGCGCAAGCGCCAAGAGACCGAGCACCTTCAACAACAAAAAGATGCACTCGAGGCCGAGATGAACGCACTCCGCGCAAAGGCCGCCAAGAGCGACAAGCTGGAGGCCGAGCTTAAGCGCTGGCACGACAAGTACCCAGCCGACGTCTCTGAGCTCTCGGACATAACCTTCAGCTTCACAGAGGCTGCCGATACCATCAATCCCGCACAATCCCTGGCGAACTTCCCCTCCCCTGAATCCATGGACTCGATGGACTCTCCAAGAGATTCTTCCTGCCAGCCTGAGACACCCGCCTCGACCTTCGAGGCCACTCCCGAATTCGACTTGACACAATATCCTGCTGCGATGTTGTGCGACCTGCAGTGTCAGTCGATTTCGGGCATGGCCTCCCCCATGGCGGCGATCCTTGCCTATCTTACTCTCTTCAACCTCTACATTCAGTCGATGAAAAGCCTGTTGTTCTCGACAACCTCTTCGACTTCGACCAGTTCCCTGAAGGCTCTCTCTCAGTGGAACCCAGCACTGGCATGGCTCATCACGATGATTTCTTCGGAGCAGGCTTCTTTGGCTCCAGCTCAACTTCAAACTATCACGGCCTTTCTGACGGCTTTGATGCAAAGTTCTCTGACATGCAGAGTGCCTCTGGCGCACCTTTTGGTTGCGACGAGGTTCTCGCAGCAGACAACTAGCTTCGAGAATGTCATCAGGCCTGGTAGCGAGAAGAGCGAGACCGGGTCCCTAGATGACGTCCGAAGATCACGACTGATGAGATCTTGTAGACTTAGACAATTGGGTCGGCGTAAGGGTGTACAATCATGGAGGCTGGATGCAAAGCGTCCATGGGCGACAACAGAAGGGCAGTGGGTTGGATTCGGTTTAACACGGCGTCACACGGAGTTATAG
- a CDS encoding UDP-glucose 4-epimerase encodes MAATHTQDADYWSYAGSIPSPPLSPISIPSGVSTPASFASENTAPFFSNVSTPYTELSESQTLPATDPTPAEQYVLVVGGLGYIGSHTTWELLKAGHNVVIVDNLSNSYKDVLERIQLLVKDYYKGCSNVPHIDFFEADYRKKPAMKAILERYDSLYTLKSTITSVIHFAAYKAVEESIHQPLKYYSNNVAGLIDFCDLLDRFEIKTLVFSSSATVYGELANQGGQLQEELTSHTTTRWTDAAGRPHTTLSGCTGLTNPYGRTKWMSEAILSDVAASDPSWKIYALRYFNPIGCDASGLLGEDPRGTPNNLMPLVIRAMEGQMPELAIFGADWDTRDGTAVRDFIHVSDLARGHVAAIAAGGSAKATPGFHAINLGTGTGSSVREVVDTMQAVSGREIKTGDAPRREGDVGVCVADPGKAERVLGWRPLKTLEDSCRDICRYLDAHA; translated from the coding sequence ATGGCTGCTACACACACGCAAGACGCTGACTACTGGAGCTACGCGGGCTCCATACCGTCACCTCCTCTTTCCCCTATCAGTATTCCCAGTGGTGTTTCCACACCTGCTTCTTTCGCTTCCGAGAATACTGCACCCTTCTTTTCCAATGTTTCGACGCCCTACACAGAGCTCTCCGAGTCCCAGACACTGCCAGCCACTGACCCCACCCCTGCGGAGCAGTACGTGCTGGTCGTCGGTGGACTCGGCTACATTGGCAGCCATACTACATGGGAACTCCTCAAGGCCGGGCACAACGTTGTCATTGTCGACAACCTCAGCAACTCCTACAAAGACGTTCTCGAGCGCATCCAGCTCCTCGTCAAGGATTACTACAAGGGTTGCTCCAACGTGCCCCACATCGACTTCTTCGAAGCCGACTACCGCAAGAAGCCCGCCATGAAGGCGATCCTCGAGCGCTACGACAGTCTGTACACACTCAAATCCACAATCACCTCTGTGATCCACTTCGCAGCATACAAGGCAGTTGAAGAAAGCATCCACCAACCGCTGAAATACTACTCCAACAACGTCGCCGGCCTGATCGACTTCTGCGACCTACTAGACCGCTTCGAGATCAAAACGCTCGtcttctcctcctcggcCACCGTCTACGGCGAGCTAGCCAACCAAGGAGGCCAGCTCCAAGAAGAGCTCACAAGCCACACGACAACGCGCTGGACCGACGCCGCAGGCCGTCCACACACGACACTATCCGGCTGCACTGGTCTGACCAACCCATACGGGCGGACAAAATGGATGAGCGAAGCCATCCTCAGCGACGTAGCGGCCAGCGACCCATCCTGGAAGATCTACGCCCTCCGCTACTTCAACCCCATCGGGTGCGATGCATCGGGGCTCCTGGGCGAAGACCCGCGCGGAACCCCCAACAACCTGATGCCGCTCGTGATCCGCGCCATGGAGGGCCAGATGCCCGAGCTGGCCATCTTTGGCGCCGACTGGGATACGCGTGACGGTACCGCGGTGCGGGATTTCATCCATGTGAGCGACCTGGCGCGCGGGCACGTTGCTGCTATCGCGGCGGGCGGGAGCGCAAAGGCGACGCCGGGGTTCCACGCCATCAACCTCGGGACGGGGACCGGGTCGAGTGTGCGCGAGGTCGTGGACACGATGCAGGCTGTGTCTGGCCGGGAGATTAAGACAGGAGATGCGCCGAGGCGGGAGGGCGACGTTGGGGTTTGCGTTGCGGATCCTGGGAAGGCGGAGAGGGTGCTGGGGTGGCGGCCGTTGAAGACGCTGGAGGATTCCTGTAGGGATATCTGCCGGTATCTTGACGCTCATGCCTAG
- a CDS encoding chromatin structure-remodeling complex subunit RSC7, giving the protein MARGRPSRAAARRSTPARSATPQQDSDVDMEEVVESRVESPKEEEEEEDAESAAQENDEEEAASERSPSPAIVQQFPRKKRLGRPPKNRPPDWNQDVENVSEGGTPIKRKRGRPAGGGRGRPPKGGPSHTTRVPIDKEGNMMDVINDEVDLPEDAEGEEKVDKMGNLQGGRDYRVRIFTIKGRGDRQYMLSTEPARCCGFRDSYLFFTKHMQLYKIIIDDAEKRDLIDREIIPHSYKGRAIGVVTARSVFREFGARIIIGGKRIIDDYYVTAARERGDVEGELADPNDRLPAPGEPYNKNQYVAWHGASSVYHTGVPSVPTASGKPAPGKRKVNITSANWQFEHGRAASRFNTSLSALRRANLANGVYDPHTNLMCYPKTTQPTHARWDRVPLAETDVPPIVARKYLIVDKVFQQPPFAGLGIPGPDADYIDVGTNGLPNLADEDLAEMKPDEREAFEHLKSEEREWRSQWRGETTDGARSKPKIGFVGVPV; this is encoded by the exons ATGGCGCGCGGCCGGCCATCACGAGCTGCAGCTCGTCGCAGCACGCCTGCGCGTAGCGCGACACCGCAACAAGACAGCGACGTAGACATGGAGGAAGTCGTGGAGTCGCGCGTAGAATCGCCcaaagaggaggaggaagaggaagacgcCGAGTCGGCAGCACAGGAAAATGACGAGGAAGAGGCTGCCTCTGAGCGCTCCCCCTCCCCAGCAATTGTACAACAGTTTCCGCGCAAGAAGCGACTGGGACGCCCCCCCAAGAACAGGCCGCCGGACTGGAACCAGGATGTCGAAAACGTCTCCGAGGGCGGCACACCCATCAAGCGCAAGCGAGGGCGACCGGCTGGTGGAGGTCGAGGGCGCCCGCCGAAGGGTGGTCCGTCGCACACAACGCGCGTACCCATTGACAAGGAGGGCAACATGATGGACGTCATCAACGACGAGGTCGACCTGCCCGAGGATGCAGAGGGCGAGGAGAAGGTCGACAAGATGGGCAACCTGCAGGGCGGCCGAGACTACCGCGTGCGCATCTTCACCATCAAGGGTAGAGGGGACCGGCAATATATGCTCTCGACCGAGCCTGCCCGTTGTTGCGGCTTCAGGGACAGTTATCTGTTCTTCACCAAGCACATGCAGCTCTACAAGATCATCATTGACGACGCCGAAAAGCGCGACCTTATTGACCGTGAGATCATCCCGCACTCGTACAAGGGTCGCGCAATCGGTGTTGTGACCGCACGCTCCGTCTTCCGAGAGTTTGGCGCCCGTATCATCATCGGCGGCAAGCGCATCATTGACGACTACTATGTGACCGCCGCACGAGAACGGGGCGACGTCGAGGGCGAGCTCGCAGATCCGAACGACCGTCTTCCAGCACCAGGCGAGCCATACAACAAGAACCAGTACGTTGCATGGCATGGCGCCAGTAGCGTCTATCACACCGGCGTGCCCAGCGTACCCACAGCGAGCGGCAAGCCTGCGCCCGGGAAGCGGAAGGTCAACATCACATCTGCAAACTGGCAGTTTGAGCACGGCCGAGCAGCGAG CCGCTTCAACACCTCGCTTTCTGCCCTCCGCCGCGCAAACCTAGCCAATGGTGTCTACGATCCACACACGAACCTGATGTGCTACCCAAAAACGACGCAACCCACCCATGCACGCTGGGACCGTGTCCCTCTTGCAGAGACAGACGTCCCTCCTATTGTCGCACGCAAATATCTGATCGTCGACAAGGTGTTCCAGCAACCGCCCTTCGCAGGGTTAGGCATACCGGGTCCGGACGCCGACTACATCGATGTTGGCACCAACGGCCTGCCAAACCTTGCCGACGAGGATCTAGCGGAAATGAAGCCCGACGAGCGCGAGGCTTTCGAGCACTTGAAGAGCGAGGAACGCGAGTGGAGAAGCCAGTGGCGTGGCGAGACGACTGACGGCGCGAGATCAAAGCCGAAAATAGGATTCGTTGGTGTTCCTGTGTAA